The following are encoded in a window of Streptococcus pasteurianus genomic DNA:
- the glmU gene encoding bifunctional UDP-N-acetylglucosamine diphosphorylase/glucosamine-1-phosphate N-acetyltransferase GlmU encodes MSNYAIILAAGKGTRMKSDLPKVLHKVSGITMLEHVFRAVSALNPEKNVTVIGHKAEMVREVLADKSEFVMQTEQLGTGHAVMMAENELAGLEGQTLVIAGDTPLITGESLKELIDFHVSHKNVATILTATAENPFGYGRIIRNENGEVLKIVEQKDASEFERQVKEINTGTYVFDNKRLFEALKNINTNNAQGEYYLTDVISIFRNNGEKVGAYVLHDFDESLGVNDRVALATAEDIMRRRINKKHMVNGVTFQNPAATYIDVDVEIAPDVMIEANVTLKGNTKVGSGSVLTNGTYLVDATIGENVVITSSMIEQSVVKDGVTIGPFAHVRPDSTLEKNVHIGNFVEVKSSIVGEDTKAGHLTYIGNATVGSEVNFGAGTIIANYDGQHKFKTTIGNNVFVGSNSTIIAPVTLGDNALTAAGSTISDDVEKDALAIGRGRQVNKAGYALNKPHHPNNKK; translated from the coding sequence ATGTCAAATTATGCAATTATTTTAGCCGCTGGTAAGGGAACACGTATGAAATCTGACTTGCCAAAAGTCCTTCATAAAGTTTCTGGCATTACAATGTTAGAACACGTTTTTCGTGCCGTATCAGCTTTGAATCCAGAAAAAAATGTGACGGTTATTGGGCATAAAGCCGAAATGGTTCGTGAGGTTTTAGCTGACAAATCAGAATTTGTCATGCAAACAGAACAACTCGGAACTGGTCATGCGGTCATGATGGCAGAAAATGAATTGGCTGGTCTTGAAGGTCAGACCCTTGTTATCGCTGGTGATACACCGCTTATCACTGGAGAAAGCTTGAAAGAATTAATTGATTTTCATGTTAGCCACAAAAACGTTGCCACAATTTTAACAGCGACAGCCGAAAATCCATTTGGTTACGGCCGTATCATTCGTAATGAAAACGGCGAAGTGCTTAAAATCGTTGAACAAAAAGACGCTTCTGAATTTGAACGTCAAGTCAAAGAAATCAACACAGGAACTTATGTCTTTGACAATAAACGCCTTTTTGAAGCGCTTAAAAATATCAACACTAACAACGCCCAAGGGGAATATTATTTGACTGATGTTATTTCAATTTTCCGCAATAATGGTGAAAAAGTCGGAGCTTACGTGCTTCATGATTTTGATGAAAGTCTTGGTGTTAATGACCGTGTGGCACTTGCGACAGCAGAAGACATTATGCGCCGTCGTATCAACAAAAAACACATGGTCAACGGTGTGACTTTCCAAAACCCAGCAGCAACTTACATTGATGTTGACGTTGAGATTGCACCTGATGTGATGATTGAAGCCAACGTTACCCTCAAAGGAAATACTAAAGTTGGTTCAGGCTCTGTCTTGACAAATGGTACTTATCTTGTTGATGCAACAATTGGTGAAAATGTCGTTATCACAAGCTCAATGATTGAACAATCTGTTGTTAAAGATGGTGTAACCATTGGACCATTTGCTCATGTTCGCCCAGATTCAACACTTGAAAAAAATGTTCACATTGGTAACTTTGTTGAAGTAAAATCATCTATCGTTGGTGAAGATACTAAAGCAGGACATTTGACATACATTGGTAACGCGACCGTTGGAAGCGAAGTTAATTTTGGTGCTGGTACAATCATTGCCAACTATGATGGTCAACATAAATTTAAAACAACCATTGGCAACAATGTGTTTGTTGGAAGCAATTCAACAATCATTGCGCCAGTTACTTTGGGAGATAACGCTTTGACAGCAGCAGGTTCAACGATTTCTGATGATGTTGAAAAAGATGCTTTAGCGATTGGACGTGGTCGTCAAGTTAATAAAGCAGGCTATGCGCTTAACAAACCACACCACCCAAACAATAAAAAGTAA
- a CDS encoding Gfo/Idh/MocA family protein, with product MKLAILGTGKIVDEVLPVLKEINGIELSAILSTPRSLEKAQKLAEIYGISQASSDYDSILANPDVDTVYVALPNHLHYDYAKKALLAGKHVICEKPFTLTLAEFEDLAKIAEQNNRILLEAITNQYLGNFAAIKDNLAKLGDIKIVECNYSQYSSRYDAFKRGEIAPAFDPAKGGGALRDLNIYNIHLVIGLFGKPEKVQYLANMERGVDTSGILIMDYGHFKAACIGAKDCAAEIKSTIQGNKGSIAIIGATNTLPELALSLNNQSMTMINENTLNHRMHDEFVAFQAIIEQEDMTATKLALEHSRAVMEVLDAAVNSL from the coding sequence ATGAAATTAGCCATTTTAGGAACAGGAAAAATTGTTGACGAAGTGTTACCGGTTTTAAAAGAAATCAATGGCATTGAGTTAAGTGCTATTTTATCAACACCACGAAGTCTTGAAAAAGCACAAAAACTCGCTGAAATTTACGGCATTTCTCAAGCAAGTAGCGATTATGATAGCATTTTGGCAAATCCAGACGTTGACACCGTTTATGTGGCACTTCCAAACCACTTGCACTATGATTATGCTAAAAAAGCACTTCTTGCTGGGAAACACGTCATTTGTGAAAAGCCATTTACATTGACTTTAGCAGAATTTGAAGACTTGGCCAAAATAGCAGAGCAAAACAATCGTATTTTGTTAGAAGCTATTACCAATCAGTACCTTGGCAATTTTGCAGCTATTAAAGACAATCTGGCTAAGCTTGGTGATATTAAAATCGTTGAATGTAATTATTCACAGTATTCTTCACGTTACGACGCCTTCAAACGTGGCGAGATTGCGCCTGCCTTTGACCCAGCAAAAGGTGGCGGAGCACTGCGTGACCTTAATATTTACAACATTCATTTGGTAATTGGCTTATTTGGTAAACCTGAAAAAGTACAGTATTTGGCAAATATGGAACGTGGTGTGGATACCTCAGGTATCCTAATCATGGATTATGGTCACTTTAAAGCTGCTTGTATTGGTGCCAAAGATTGTGCAGCAGAGATTAAATCAACGATTCAAGGCAATAAAGGCTCAATTGCTATTATCGGCGCTACGAATACCTTGCCAGAATTAGCTTTAAGCTTGAATAATCAAAGCATGACAATGATTAATGAAAATACCCTAAATCACCGTATGCACGATGAATTTGTTGCTTTCCAAGCCATTATCGAGCAAGAGGACATGACGGCTACAAAATTGGCGCTTGAGCATAGTCGTGCCGTTATGGAAGTCTTGGATGCAGCCGTTAACAGCTTGTAA
- a CDS encoding ASCH domain-containing protein has protein sequence MNAQELWNKYKKINPSIGDVIDAWQFGLEADLLAKLVLEGTKTATASAYDLYAVDNDPLPEVGFYDVILDSKDQAVCIIQIKKVSVVPFKEVSEKHAFKEGEGDKSLAYWRDVHEAFFKPYFKECGLTFTPESLIVLEEFEVVYPTV, from the coding sequence ATGAACGCACAAGAACTTTGGAACAAGTATAAGAAAATCAACCCATCAATCGGAGATGTCATTGACGCTTGGCAATTTGGGCTAGAAGCTGATTTGTTAGCGAAGCTAGTCCTTGAGGGCACAAAAACGGCGACGGCATCAGCTTATGACTTATATGCTGTTGATAATGACCCGCTACCTGAAGTTGGATTTTATGATGTGATTTTAGATAGCAAAGACCAAGCAGTTTGCATTATTCAGATTAAAAAAGTCTCTGTTGTACCTTTTAAGGAAGTCTCGGAGAAGCATGCTTTTAAAGAAGGTGAGGGTGATAAATCGCTTGCTTACTGGCGAGATGTTCACGAAGCATTTTTCAAACCCTATTTTAAAGAATGTGGGTTGACATTCACACCAGAAAGCTTAATCGTTTTAGAAGAATTTGAAGTGGTTTATCCCACAGTTTAG
- a CDS encoding 3-oxoacyl-ACP reductase yields the protein MTKVLITGVSSGIGLAQARLFLKHGCAVYGVDKSQAPQIQDDNFHFLQLDLTTDLAALYDSVQDVDILCNTAGILDAYKPLLEVSDDELERVFQTNFFATVKITRHYLAKMVERQSGIIINMCSIASFIAGGGGAAYTASKHALAGFTRQLALDYAKDKIQIFGIAPGAVKTAMTASDFEPGGLADWVAQETPIGRWSNPEEIADLTEFLASGKASSMQGEIIKIDGGWSLK from the coding sequence ATGACTAAAGTTCTCATCACAGGCGTTAGTTCTGGCATTGGACTCGCACAAGCACGACTTTTTTTGAAACATGGCTGCGCGGTATATGGCGTTGACAAATCGCAAGCGCCTCAGATTCAAGATGACAACTTTCATTTCTTGCAGTTGGACTTGACGACGGATTTAGCTGCGCTGTACGATTCTGTTCAGGACGTGGATATCTTGTGTAACACCGCTGGAATTCTCGACGCTTACAAGCCTTTGCTTGAAGTATCAGACGACGAATTGGAACGTGTTTTTCAGACCAATTTCTTTGCGACAGTCAAAATTACACGCCACTACTTAGCCAAAATGGTGGAACGACAATCTGGTATCATCATCAACATGTGCTCAATTGCGTCATTTATCGCAGGTGGTGGCGGAGCAGCTTACACCGCTAGTAAACACGCTCTTGCAGGCTTCACGCGCCAGCTGGCACTTGACTATGCTAAGGATAAGATTCAAATTTTTGGTATCGCACCAGGTGCGGTTAAGACAGCCATGACAGCTAGCGATTTTGAACCAGGAGGATTAGCTGACTGGGTAGCCCAAGAAACACCAATCGGACGTTGGAGTAATCCCGAAGAAATCGCTGATTTGACAGAATTTTTAGCATCAGGCAAAGCAAGCTCCATGCAAGGCGAAATCATCAAAATCGACGGTGGCTGGAGTTTGAAGTAG
- a CDS encoding DUF2829 domain-containing protein, with the protein MTFEEILPGLKAKKKYVRTGWGGAENYVQLFDTLEQNGVALPVTPYFLINVSGDGEGFSMWSPTPCDVLATDWVEVHD; encoded by the coding sequence ATGACTTTTGAAGAAATTTTGCCTGGTTTAAAGGCTAAGAAAAAATATGTCCGCACAGGCTGGGGTGGCGCTGAAAATTACGTTCAGCTATTTGATACGCTTGAGCAAAATGGCGTGGCATTACCAGTAACACCGTATTTTCTCATCAACGTTTCAGGTGACGGTGAAGGCTTTTCCATGTGGTCGCCGACCCCATGTGACGTTCTAGCGACTGATTGGGTTGAAGTCCATGACTAA
- a CDS encoding aminoacyltransferase, with translation MTLKILSREDYEQVSATFKERSFMQSVEMADLLEKRGFDITFLGLEADGAIQVAGVLYSMLMTGGLHMEINSGPASTDTAYLAEFYRELQAYAKENGALELIVKPYDTYQTFDSHGEPNDDEKPELITCLTELGYHFDGLQTGYPGGEPDWHYVKDLTGLTPETLRKSFSKKGRPLANKTNSFGIKVRRLERDELHIFKEITASTSERREYVDKPLDYYEAFYDSFGDKCEFMIATINFQDYLKNLQSSHETIASELAVLNQRIADGVNSAKVNKQKAQLDKQIATFDVRIKEAKELIEKHGSEDVVLAGSLFIYTPQEAVYLFSGSYTEFNKFYAPVALQEHVMTESLNRGIHFYTFLGIQGIFDGSDGVLRFKQNFNGYIVRKMGTFRYYPRPILHKVIAIIKKVLRR, from the coding sequence ATGACTTTAAAAATCTTATCACGAGAAGATTATGAACAAGTGAGTGCCACATTTAAAGAACGTTCGTTTATGCAATCTGTTGAAATGGCGGATTTGCTTGAAAAACGTGGGTTTGACATTACTTTTCTAGGTTTGGAAGCAGATGGAGCTATCCAAGTGGCGGGTGTTTTGTACAGCATGCTGATGACAGGCGGACTTCACATGGAAATTAATTCGGGTCCTGCTTCGACAGATACGGCTTATCTGGCTGAATTTTACAGAGAATTACAAGCTTATGCCAAGGAAAATGGGGCGCTTGAACTGATTGTCAAGCCTTACGATACTTATCAAACATTTGATAGTCACGGTGAGCCAAATGACGACGAAAAGCCTGAACTGATTACGTGTCTGACAGAACTTGGCTATCACTTTGATGGTCTGCAAACTGGTTATCCTGGTGGCGAACCAGATTGGCATTATGTCAAAGATTTGACAGGATTGACACCTGAAACGCTGCGCAAGTCATTTAGCAAAAAAGGACGTCCGCTAGCTAACAAAACAAATTCTTTTGGTATTAAAGTGCGTCGTCTAGAGCGTGATGAACTCCACATTTTTAAAGAAATTACAGCATCAACTTCAGAACGTCGCGAATACGTTGATAAACCGTTAGATTATTATGAAGCTTTTTACGATAGTTTTGGTGATAAATGCGAATTTATGATTGCAACGATTAATTTCCAAGACTATCTTAAAAATCTTCAGTCTAGCCATGAAACGATTGCTTCTGAACTAGCTGTTTTAAATCAAAGAATTGCTGACGGTGTTAACTCAGCTAAGGTCAATAAACAAAAAGCGCAGTTGGATAAACAAATTGCAACCTTTGATGTTCGTATCAAGGAAGCCAAAGAGCTTATTGAGAAACATGGTTCAGAAGATGTGGTTTTGGCAGGTAGTCTCTTTATTTACACACCACAAGAAGCTGTTTACCTCTTTAGTGGCTCTTATACGGAATTTAACAAATTCTATGCGCCTGTCGCCCTTCAAGAACATGTGATGACAGAATCATTAAATCGTGGTATTCATTTTTATACTTTCCTTGGTATTCAAGGGATTTTCGACGGTAGTGATGGTGTTCTTCGTTTCAAACAAAACTTTAATGGCTATATTGTCCGCAAAATGGGAACATTCCGTTATTATCCACGTCCAATACTGCATAAAGTCATAGCTATAATCAAGAAAGTTCTAAGACGATAA
- the metG gene encoding methionine--tRNA ligase yields MTSKQPFYITTPIYYPSGKLHIGSAYTTIACDVLARYKRMMNHEVFYLTGLDEHGQKIQQKAEEAGITPQAYVDGMAADVKKLWEMLDISYDKFIRTTDDYHEKVVADVFEKLLAQDDIYLGEYSGWYSVSDEEFFTESQLEEVFRDENGKVIGGIAPSGHEVEWVSEESYFLRLGKYADRLVEFFHAYPDFIQPDGRMNEIIKNFIEPGLEDLAVSRTSFTWGVKVPSNPKHVVYVWIDALLNYATALGYGQEEHANFDKFWNEGTVFHMVGKDILRFHSIYWPIMLMMLDMKLPDRLIAHGWFVMKDGKMSKSKGNVVYPEMLVERYGLDPLRYYLMRSLPVGSDGTFTPEDYVGRINYELANDLGNLLNRTVAMINKYFGGDVPAYVENVTAFDADLAGVVEEKLAEYHKQMNAVDYPRALDAVWNIISRTNKYIDETAPWVLAKDDAKRDELAAVMAHLAASLRVVAHLIQPFMMTTSNAIMEQLGLGSDFDLENLTLAGFPEGVKVVAEGTPIFPRLDMEAEIDYIKANMGGAAVATEEKEWNPADVELKNEKKAIKFDDFDKVEIRVAEVKEVSKVEGSEKLLKFRLDAGDGEDRQILSGIAKFYPNEQELVGKKLQIVANLKPRKMMGLLSQGMILSAEHDGNLTVLTIDPSVPNGSQIG; encoded by the coding sequence ATGACTAGTAAACAACCATTTTATATTACAACACCTATTTATTATCCATCTGGTAAGCTTCACATTGGTTCAGCTTATACAACAATTGCTTGTGACGTTTTAGCACGTTACAAACGCATGATGAACCACGAGGTTTTTTATTTGACTGGTCTTGATGAACACGGTCAAAAAATTCAACAAAAAGCTGAAGAAGCAGGAATTACACCACAAGCTTATGTTGACGGTATGGCTGCTGACGTTAAAAAACTTTGGGAAATGCTTGATATTTCTTATGATAAATTCATTCGTACAACTGATGATTACCATGAAAAAGTCGTTGCTGATGTTTTTGAAAAATTGTTGGCACAAGATGATATTTATTTGGGTGAGTATTCTGGTTGGTACTCAGTATCAGATGAAGAATTTTTCACAGAAAGCCAATTAGAAGAAGTTTTCCGTGACGAAAATGGAAAAGTCATTGGCGGGATTGCACCTTCTGGACACGAAGTAGAATGGGTTTCAGAAGAATCATATTTCTTACGTCTTGGAAAATATGCTGACCGCTTGGTAGAATTTTTCCATGCATACCCTGATTTCATCCAACCTGATGGTCGTATGAACGAAATCATCAAGAACTTCATTGAACCAGGTCTTGAAGATTTGGCTGTCAGTCGTACATCATTTACATGGGGCGTTAAAGTGCCTTCAAATCCAAAACACGTTGTTTACGTGTGGATTGATGCGCTTCTTAACTACGCTACGGCACTTGGTTATGGTCAAGAAGAACACGCAAACTTTGATAAATTCTGGAACGAGGGAACAGTTTTCCATATGGTTGGTAAAGATATCCTACGTTTCCACTCAATTTACTGGCCAATTATGCTCATGATGTTAGATATGAAATTGCCTGACCGCTTGATTGCCCACGGTTGGTTTGTCATGAAAGACGGTAAAATGTCTAAATCTAAAGGTAATGTGGTTTACCCAGAAATGCTTGTCGAACGCTATGGACTTGACCCACTTCGTTATTACCTCATGCGCTCACTTCCAGTTGGTTCTGATGGAACATTTACGCCAGAAGATTACGTTGGACGTATCAATTATGAGTTGGCAAATGACCTTGGAAACCTTCTTAACCGCACGGTTGCCATGATTAATAAATATTTCGGTGGCGATGTTCCAGCCTACGTTGAAAATGTCACAGCATTTGATGCTGATTTGGCAGGTGTTGTCGAAGAAAAACTCGCTGAATACCATAAACAAATGAATGCTGTTGACTACCCACGCGCACTTGATGCGGTTTGGAACATTATTTCACGTACAAATAAATACATTGACGAAACAGCTCCTTGGGTTCTTGCAAAAGATGACGCTAAACGTGATGAACTGGCAGCAGTAATGGCTCACTTGGCAGCTAGTCTTCGTGTGGTGGCTCACCTTATTCAACCATTTATGATGACAACATCAAACGCTATTATGGAACAACTTGGTCTAGGAAGTGACTTTGACCTTGAAAATCTTACCCTTGCAGGCTTCCCAGAAGGTGTTAAAGTTGTTGCCGAAGGAACACCAATCTTCCCACGCCTTGACATGGAAGCTGAAATCGACTATATCAAAGCTAACATGGGTGGAGCAGCAGTTGCGACAGAAGAAAAAGAATGGAATCCAGCAGATGTTGAGCTAAAAAATGAAAAGAAAGCTATCAAATTTGATGACTTTGACAAAGTAGAAATCCGTGTTGCAGAAGTCAAAGAAGTATCAAAAGTTGAAGGTTCTGAAAAATTACTCAAATTCCGTCTTGATGCTGGCGACGGGGAGGACCGTCAAATCCTTTCAGGAATTGCAAAATTCTATCCAAATGAACAAGAACTCGTTGGTAAAAAATTGCAAATCGTTGCTAATCTGAAACCACGTAAAATGATGGGCTTGCTTAGTCAGGGAATGATTCTATCGGCTGAACATGATGGCAACTTGACTGTTTTAACCATTGACCCAAGCGTACCAAACGGTAGCCAAATTGGTTAA
- a CDS encoding MATE family efflux transporter, which yields MTNTLHKSILNLAIPATIENILQTLVGFIDTLMIAKLGLTAVTAVGVSNTILNVYLAVYIAIGVGSSALVSRNIGAKNSKAAKSVAVQSIYLGLIVSLVLGLVAVLFGHYLLLWMGLDATELAAAKTYFYLVGGLTCFNSLMTVLASIIRATGDTKSPMTISAITNVTNVCVDYVLIFGIGSFAGLGILGTAIGTVIARIFGTVLLFKKLQSSALALKREDLKFGSRDKELISLTIPATAERLVMRLGQVVYMSLIVAISSKTYASHNIAGSIESFVYMPAYGLATAAAVLVGMAKGEKDYHKIRQVGFWSTLYGVVILGFFGLFLFFGGAYFATFFTSDSSAIAQVGIALKIDGFIQPVLAISLILAGALQGMGDTKTPLYSTVIGMWGIRVVGVFLLGQYLGLGIAGVWLSILIDLAIRAIFLSYRFNKVTKILA from the coding sequence ATGACAAATACATTACATAAATCCATTTTAAATCTTGCGATACCAGCAACGATTGAAAATATTTTACAGACCTTGGTGGGCTTTATTGATACCTTGATGATTGCAAAACTTGGCTTGACAGCGGTGACAGCAGTAGGTGTTTCTAATACAATTCTTAATGTTTACTTAGCGGTTTACATTGCCATTGGGGTTGGAAGTTCAGCACTGGTATCGCGAAATATTGGTGCGAAAAATAGCAAAGCTGCAAAGAGCGTTGCTGTTCAGTCGATTTATTTAGGACTCATTGTTAGTTTGGTTTTGGGACTGGTAGCGGTACTGTTTGGACATTATCTTTTACTTTGGATGGGGCTTGATGCAACAGAATTGGCAGCAGCCAAAACTTATTTTTACCTTGTTGGCGGATTGACGTGTTTTAATAGTTTGATGACTGTTTTAGCAAGTATTATTCGTGCAACTGGTGATACCAAGTCGCCGATGACGATTTCAGCTATCACAAATGTGACGAATGTCTGTGTTGATTATGTTTTGATTTTTGGGATTGGGTCGTTTGCTGGACTTGGAATATTGGGGACAGCGATTGGAACAGTAATTGCCAGAATCTTTGGAACGGTTTTGTTGTTTAAAAAATTACAATCTTCGGCACTAGCCTTGAAAAGAGAGGATTTAAAGTTTGGAAGTCGTGATAAGGAATTGATTTCCTTGACCATTCCGGCGACAGCAGAGCGTTTGGTCATGCGTTTGGGACAAGTGGTTTATATGAGCTTGATTGTTGCGATTAGTAGTAAAACATACGCCAGCCATAATATTGCAGGGTCAATTGAATCATTTGTTTACATGCCAGCTTATGGTTTAGCAACGGCAGCAGCTGTTTTGGTTGGTATGGCAAAGGGTGAAAAAGATTATCATAAAATTCGTCAAGTTGGTTTTTGGTCAACCCTTTATGGCGTTGTTATCTTAGGATTTTTCGGGCTATTTTTGTTTTTTGGTGGAGCTTATTTTGCCACTTTCTTTACCTCTGATAGCTCTGCGATTGCCCAAGTGGGCATTGCTTTAAAAATTGATGGTTTTATCCAACCTGTTTTGGCGATTAGTTTGATTTTAGCGGGAGCTCTTCAAGGAATGGGGGATACCAAAACGCCTCTTTACAGCACCGTTATTGGCATGTGGGGAATACGCGTGGTTGGTGTATTTCTCTTAGGACAATATCTTGGTTTAGGTATTGCAGGTGTTTGGTTATCGATTCTAATTGATTTAGCCATTCGAGCTATTTTTCTATCTTATCGCTTTAATAAAGTCACTAAAATCTTGGCGTGA
- a CDS encoding TetR/AcrR family transcriptional regulator yields the protein MTRQEVKTQEAIFTAFFDLLAQKSFHDIRIGELCQKANIGRSTFYSHFTSKDDLLIAVCQQLFQHVFVTSSLAEHQTNQSLHKGSLEEQVTHLYQHFKENADKVTTLYQLEDDYFSRSLQAELQKYLVPILKPIYFKENALPDQLLDQYIIDTFLTTLSWWLHAQPDLEAIEITHYYLKLLA from the coding sequence ATGACACGTCAGGAAGTCAAGACACAGGAAGCCATTTTTACCGCATTTTTTGATTTATTAGCTCAAAAATCATTTCACGATATTCGCATTGGCGAATTATGTCAGAAAGCTAATATTGGTCGTTCAACCTTTTATAGTCATTTTACGAGCAAAGATGATTTGCTAATCGCTGTCTGTCAACAGCTTTTTCAACACGTTTTTGTGACTTCTTCGCTTGCTGAACATCAAACCAACCAATCCTTACACAAAGGCAGCCTTGAAGAGCAGGTAACTCACCTTTACCAACACTTCAAAGAAAATGCTGATAAAGTGACAACCCTTTACCAGCTGGAAGACGATTATTTTAGTCGCAGTCTACAAGCAGAACTTCAAAAATATTTGGTTCCCATTCTTAAGCCCATTTACTTTAAAGAAAACGCGTTACCTGACCAACTGTTGGACCAATATATTATTGATACTTTTTTAACAACGCTTAGCTGGTGGCTACACGCCCAACCAGACCTCGAAGCTATTGAAATCACACATTATTACCTGAAATTACTTGCTTGA
- a CDS encoding SdpI family protein gives MKINKKSLVKTSLVILLPVLIGILLWNQLPSQMATHFDISGTADGYNSKIFAIFAFPILFLLFQSIVLVSLEKDSVKATTPARMVKIYAWLIPLFSLIVQLSIYANALGVIKSSPALVTAFLGSIFIFIGNYLPKTQRNYTIGIRLPWTLSDDRNWYKTHRFASKIWVLGGLLLLFDSFFQLALPYVLGGVIGVMVIVPVLYSFVLSRHSSK, from the coding sequence ATGAAGATTAATAAAAAGAGTTTGGTTAAGACAAGTCTTGTCATTCTTTTACCAGTTCTTATCGGAATTTTATTGTGGAATCAATTGCCAAGTCAAATGGCGACACATTTTGATATTAGTGGAACTGCCGACGGTTATAATAGTAAAATTTTTGCCATCTTTGCTTTTCCGATACTTTTCTTACTTTTTCAATCGATTGTGCTAGTATCGTTAGAAAAGGATTCTGTTAAAGCTACCACGCCAGCTCGTATGGTAAAGATATATGCGTGGCTCATTCCTTTGTTTAGTTTAATTGTCCAGTTATCGATTTATGCGAATGCACTTGGAGTTATCAAAAGTAGTCCGGCACTTGTAACTGCTTTTCTGGGCAGCATCTTTATTTTTATTGGAAATTACCTTCCTAAAACACAACGAAATTATACGATTGGCATTCGTTTGCCATGGACACTTTCTGATGACCGCAATTGGTATAAAACGCACCGTTTTGCTAGTAAGATTTGGGTGCTGGGTGGCTTGCTTCTTTTATTTGATAGTTTTTTCCAACTTGCTTTGCCTTATGTTTTGGGTGGTGTTATTGGTGTAATGGTTATTGTGCCAGTGCTTTATTCGTTTGTGCTTAGTCGTCACTCAAGCAAGTAA
- a CDS encoding autorepressor SdpR family transcription factor, translated as MGFAETFKALSHPIRREILELLKSERLPAGDIAGHFDVAGATISHHLNILKKAGLVVEKREKNFIYYELSTSVLEDIMTWLADLKGESGNED; from the coding sequence ATGGGATTTGCAGAGACTTTTAAAGCGTTATCACACCCAATTCGGCGAGAGATTCTGGAGTTATTAAAATCAGAACGCTTGCCAGCAGGTGATATTGCTGGACATTTTGACGTTGCAGGTGCGACAATTTCTCACCACCTTAATATTTTGAAAAAGGCTGGTTTGGTTGTTGAGAAACGTGAGAAAAATTTTATCTATTACGAATTAAGTACGTCAGTTTTAGAAGATATTATGACATGGTTAGCGGATTTAAAGGGGGAGTCAGGAAATGAAGATTAA
- a CDS encoding exodeoxyribonuclease III, whose protein sequence is MKLISWNIDSLNAALTSDSARAVMSRAVIDTLVTENADIIAIQETKLSAKGPTKKHLQILQDYFPEYEVSWRSSVEPARKGYAGTMFLYKSSLTPSISYPEIGAPDTMDSEGRIITLEFDKFFVTQVYTPNAGDGLKRLAERQIWDEKYADYLTELDQVKPVLATGDYNVAHKEIDLAHPSSNRRSPGFTDEERAGFTNLLAKGFTDTFRYIHGDIPDVYSWWAQRSKTSKINNSGWRIDYWLTSSRIADKITKSEMIDSGARQDHTPIVLEIDL, encoded by the coding sequence ATGAAACTTATTTCGTGGAATATTGATTCACTCAACGCTGCTTTGACTAGCGATTCCGCACGCGCTGTTATGTCTCGCGCTGTTATTGATACCTTGGTTACTGAAAATGCTGACATCATTGCCATTCAAGAAACAAAATTGTCAGCCAAAGGTCCGACCAAAAAGCATTTGCAAATTTTGCAAGATTATTTTCCTGAATACGAGGTCTCTTGGCGTTCATCTGTTGAACCTGCCAGAAAAGGCTATGCTGGTACCATGTTTCTCTACAAAAGTAGCTTGACACCAAGCATTTCATATCCTGAAATCGGTGCTCCTGACACCATGGATAGTGAAGGGCGCATTATCACCCTTGAATTTGACAAATTTTTCGTCACACAAGTTTACACCCCAAACGCTGGTGACGGTTTAAAACGTTTGGCTGAACGTCAAATCTGGGACGAAAAATATGCAGATTACTTAACAGAATTAGACCAAGTAAAACCAGTCTTGGCAACAGGTGACTACAACGTCGCTCACAAAGAAATTGACTTGGCACACCCAAGCTCAAACCGTCGTTCTCCTGGCTTTACCGACGAAGAACGTGCAGGATTCACCAACTTACTAGCAAAAGGTTTTACCGACACTTTCCGCTACATCCATGGCGATATTCCTGATGTTTATAGTTGGTGGGCGCAACGTAGCAAAACAAGCAAAATCAACAATAGTGGCTGGCGTATTGACTACTGGCTCACATCAAGTCGTATCGCAGACAAAATCACAAAATCAGAAATGATTGACTCAGGCGCACGCCAAGACCACACACCAATTGTCTTGGAAATTGATTTATAA